Proteins from a genomic interval of Amycolatopsis sp. cg13:
- a CDS encoding SRPBCC family protein yields the protein MVEVSRTVPAPPEAVFEVLADGWSYSGWVVGSCHIRDVDASWPQVGARIHHSVGGWPLQLEDTTAVLAVEPGASLELEARGGVLGTAKIELSLAPNGAAETTVRMAERVTGGAGALLPESLQALVLGPRNKESLARLSALALGRWRGTGQAPGQP from the coding sequence ATGGTCGAGGTGAGCCGGACGGTGCCCGCGCCGCCGGAAGCGGTGTTCGAGGTCCTGGCGGACGGCTGGTCCTACTCCGGCTGGGTCGTGGGCAGCTGCCACATCCGCGACGTCGACGCGAGCTGGCCCCAGGTCGGCGCGCGCATCCACCACAGCGTCGGCGGATGGCCGCTGCAGCTGGAGGACACGACGGCGGTGCTGGCGGTCGAACCGGGGGCGTCCCTGGAACTGGAGGCTCGCGGCGGCGTGCTCGGCACCGCGAAGATCGAGCTTTCGCTGGCGCCGAACGGGGCGGCGGAGACGACGGTCCGGATGGCCGAGCGGGTGACCGGCGGGGCGGGTGCATTGCTGCCGGAAAGCTTGCAGGCGCTGGTGCTCGGGCCGCGCAACAAGGAGTCGCTGGCGCGGCTGTCGGCGTTGGCGCTCGGGCGCTGGCGGGGGACCGGGCAGGCGCCGGGGCAGCCGTAG